The genomic interval TTCCCAATGAAATATATCGATCCAAATCCAGATAATGGATGGATTTTTGGCCAGCCCGTTTATTACACTCCTGATGACTGTTTAAATTATCCCAAATTTGATAAGGAATTCGGGCCTGAACTGTCTCATAATATGGAAGAGGAAAGAGTTATTTATGTTGCAATGACTCGTGCAGAGGATACATTAATATTGTCTTCATTAGTGGAGGATATGAACCAGTCAAATCAAATCGCAATTGAACAAAGTGAATTTGAAAGACTTCCAAAAGGTCCGGACTGCATAGAAAAATGCAATTAATGAAAACTTAAATAAATGCAAATTAATTGACCCTGAAGATATGGACATCAATGTGGTGTATTGCAGGAAGGATGAAGAGGATGATGAATACTGTGTTGATTTAAGCTTCACTGCTTTGGAAAATTATAATAATTGTCCATTTAGATATAAAACTAGCTAACGGAGTTAATTTCACCATATCTGAAAAACAGGAGATTGATGATGGGATTTTTGCCCACTATACACTTGAAGTTATCAACAAAAAAATAATTAATAATGGCAATGTCTTTATTGGTGAGGATGAGGTTGTTAAAACAATAGAGGAATTATTTGAAAATTCAAATGATGAGTTAAAAGAAGAGGATCCTGTTGGGTATGAAAAACAACTTAACGAAATAATCGGCAACATTTATTCATTATTATAAAAATTACGGTAAAAATATAAAAATACTTGATAGTGAATATCCCTTCTATTTAAAAGACAGAAACTATGCCCTTAATGGAGTCATTGATTTAATCTATGAAATTGATGGTAAATTGGGCATTATTGATTATAAGAATACTCGCTTAGAGGCCAAATACAAAGATAAATTTAAAAAGCAACTTCATTTATATGTATTGGCATTAAGGGACCAAAATCATGAATATGAAGGTAAGGAAATTAGCGAACTTAAAGTTTACACTATTATAATTACTAACCAAACTTTTATTATAGATGACTGACAAATTATAAAATATGTCTGGAAAATCTAAAATTGATGTTTTTAATAAAATGACTAAAACCGCATTAGAT from Methanobrevibacter sp. V74 carries:
- a CDS encoding PD-(D/E)XK nuclease family protein, encoding MLDSEYPFYLKDRNYALNGVIDLIYEIDGKLGIIDYKNTRLEAKYKDKFKKQLHLYVLALRDQNHEYEGKEISELKVYTIIITNQTFIIDD